One window of the Natronomonas marina genome contains the following:
- a CDS encoding NAD-dependent succinate-semialdehyde dehydrogenase yields MDVVNPSTGERIESYETHTKDDIDGSLDQATTAFEEWRNRPLREREELLESAAEVLRENKQEYAETMTREMGKPITQAVSEVEKCAWVCNHYAKSASEYLQPEGHSSPSGSSVKTVYEPLGPVLAVMPWNFPFWQVFRFAAPYLTVGNVGLLKHASNVPGCAKAIEDVFNEAGYPDGVFQSLLVPSDLVDDIIADDRLRAVTLTGSGPAGRAVASTAGEHLKKTVLELGGSDPFVVLDDADVAEAAEMGAWARNQNGGQSCIAAKRFIIHTDVYDTFVDELVSEIKSYTVGDPMDEDTDIGPQARQDLMEELHEQVQQSVDAGAEIATGGEPLDREGTYYLPTVLTDVPEGCPADAEETFGPVAAVYEVADEERAIAKANDTDFGLGASIWTEDRDRGERVGREINAGCVYVNQLVKSDPRVPFGGIKESGYGRELSGDGIREFVNRKTIWVE; encoded by the coding sequence ATGGACGTCGTCAATCCTTCGACCGGTGAACGGATCGAATCGTACGAAACTCATACGAAAGACGACATTGACGGTTCTCTTGATCAAGCCACGACAGCCTTCGAGGAGTGGCGAAATCGTCCGCTCAGGGAACGCGAAGAGCTGCTCGAGAGCGCAGCTGAAGTCCTCCGCGAGAACAAACAGGAGTACGCCGAGACGATGACCCGAGAGATGGGTAAACCCATCACTCAGGCCGTCTCCGAAGTCGAGAAGTGCGCGTGGGTCTGTAACCACTACGCCAAGTCGGCCAGCGAGTATCTCCAGCCAGAAGGCCACTCCAGTCCGTCTGGCTCGAGCGTCAAGACCGTCTACGAACCGCTCGGCCCGGTTCTCGCAGTCATGCCATGGAACTTTCCCTTCTGGCAGGTCTTCCGGTTCGCCGCGCCGTACCTGACTGTGGGCAACGTCGGCCTCCTGAAACACGCCTCGAATGTCCCCGGCTGTGCCAAAGCCATCGAGGATGTTTTTAACGAAGCCGGCTACCCCGACGGTGTCTTCCAGTCGCTGCTGGTTCCCTCCGATCTCGTTGACGACATCATCGCCGACGACCGTCTGCGAGCCGTGACGCTCACGGGAAGCGGTCCGGCTGGTCGGGCCGTCGCATCGACAGCCGGTGAGCACCTCAAAAAAACCGTCCTCGAACTCGGTGGGAGCGATCCATTCGTCGTTCTTGACGACGCCGACGTCGCTGAGGCCGCCGAGATGGGTGCCTGGGCTCGCAACCAGAACGGCGGCCAGTCTTGCATCGCCGCCAAGCGCTTCATCATCCACACGGACGTTTACGACACGTTCGTCGACGAACTCGTCTCGGAAATCAAGTCCTACACGGTCGGCGATCCGATGGACGAAGACACGGACATCGGTCCCCAGGCCCGCCAAGATCTCATGGAGGAACTCCACGAGCAGGTCCAGCAGAGCGTCGACGCCGGCGCAGAAATCGCGACCGGCGGTGAACCGCTTGATCGGGAGGGGACCTACTACCTGCCGACCGTCCTGACTGACGTGCCCGAAGGCTGTCCTGCTGATGCCGAAGAGACATTCGGTCCAGTGGCCGCTGTATATGAGGTGGCCGACGAGGAGCGGGCGATTGCGAAGGCCAACGACACCGACTTCGGACTGGGTGCAAGCATCTGGACCGAGGACCGCGACCGCGGCGAGCGCGTCGGCCGGGAAATCAACGCCGGTTGTGTCTATGTAAACCAACTCGTCAAATCAGACCCCCGCGTGCCCTTCGGCGGCATCAAGGAGTCCGGATACGGCCGTGAACTCTCCGGTGACGGTATCAGGGAGTTCGTCAACAGGAAGACGATCTGGGTGGAATAA
- a CDS encoding MmgE/PrpD family protein, which produces MTTTEELAAFVDAVSHEDFSENTREELKKRTLDSLGIGIAALGHEPVEDIHDTCRRANPGTSCTLWGRSESASPVGAAMHNTALTRYLDFMDSFLAPGETPHPSDNIGAVVAAGEEAGATGEELLEGIGVAYEVQGELAWNAPVRDEGFDHVTHTVISAACGVAKMLNLDVEATRNAIGIAGTAHNALRVTRTGGINEWKGIASANAARNATYACLLAQEGMEGPKNLFEGQKGWKQVISGDFTVDLDPACSRVHDVMTKRYVAETYAQSAVEGIIELAEAEDIDHGRVDSIHLDTFGGAALIIGGGEGDRYAVETKAQADHSLPYMLAAALIDREMGNEQYEAERIRADDVQRLLRTVEVEEDSTFTERFECGEMPARIEITMTDGTTYVVEKNAFQGHPTQPMDWDQVEAKFHATASQFDERRRTEVVETVRDLESTDLDDLVGLLA; this is translated from the coding sequence ATGACAACTACCGAAGAACTCGCCGCGTTCGTCGACGCCGTCTCCCACGAGGACTTCTCGGAGAACACACGCGAAGAGCTAAAGAAACGCACACTGGATTCCCTCGGAATCGGCATCGCCGCGCTAGGTCATGAACCGGTCGAGGACATCCACGACACCTGCCGCCGGGCGAATCCAGGCACCAGCTGTACGTTATGGGGGCGCAGCGAGTCAGCTTCGCCGGTCGGTGCCGCGATGCACAACACTGCTCTCACCCGGTACCTCGACTTCATGGACTCGTTTCTGGCGCCGGGAGAGACGCCCCACCCCAGCGACAACATCGGTGCCGTCGTCGCCGCTGGAGAGGAGGCCGGCGCCACAGGGGAGGAACTGCTGGAAGGCATCGGCGTGGCCTACGAGGTCCAAGGGGAACTCGCTTGGAATGCACCGGTTCGGGATGAAGGATTCGACCACGTGACCCACACCGTCATCTCGGCCGCCTGCGGCGTCGCGAAGATGCTGAACCTCGACGTTGAGGCGACGAGGAACGCCATTGGCATCGCGGGTACCGCCCACAACGCTCTCCGGGTCACCCGAACCGGCGGTATCAACGAGTGGAAAGGCATCGCGTCTGCAAACGCCGCACGCAATGCGACGTACGCCTGCCTACTCGCGCAGGAGGGCATGGAAGGGCCGAAGAACCTCTTCGAGGGCCAGAAGGGCTGGAAGCAGGTCATCAGCGGCGATTTCACGGTCGATCTCGACCCCGCTTGCTCGCGGGTCCACGACGTAATGACCAAGCGATACGTCGCCGAGACCTACGCGCAGTCGGCCGTCGAGGGCATCATCGAACTCGCCGAGGCCGAGGACATCGACCACGGGCGGGTCGACTCTATCCACCTGGACACGTTCGGCGGCGCGGCTCTCATTATCGGCGGTGGCGAGGGGGACCGATACGCAGTAGAGACGAAGGCCCAAGCCGACCACTCGCTGCCCTACATGCTCGCGGCCGCGCTCATCGACCGGGAGATGGGCAACGAGCAGTACGAGGCTGAGCGCATCCGGGCCGACGATGTCCAGCGGCTGCTACGGACGGTCGAGGTCGAGGAGGACAGCACGTTCACCGAACGGTTCGAGTGCGGCGAGATGCCTGCGCGCATCGAGATCACGATGACCGACGGTACCACGTACGTCGTCGAAAAGAATGCCTTCCAGGGCCATCCCACGCAGCCGATGGACTGGGACCAGGTCGAGGCGAAGTTCCATGCCACGGCGAGCCAGTTCGACGAGCGCCGTCGCACGGAGGTCGTCGAAACGGTGCGAGATCTCGAATCGACCGACCTCGACGACCTCGTAGGATTGCTGGCATAG
- a CDS encoding rubrerythrin-like domain-containing protein: protein MRETDPDHPEGTVYVCRECGTGVKNAGQGNKCPDCGGPMRNTAVPHD from the coding sequence ATGAGAGAAACCGATCCGGATCACCCTGAAGGAACGGTGTATGTGTGCCGAGAGTGTGGAACCGGTGTTAAAAACGCGGGGCAGGGAAACAAGTGTCCCGATTGTGGTGGCCCAATGCGAAACACAGCTGTCCCGCATGACTAA
- a CDS encoding DUF2237 family protein, with protein MPERNVLGEELATCSTDPRTGFDRDGCCGTHPNDRGRHELCAVMTDEFLSFSKAQGNDLVTPRPELEFPGLSPGDRWCLCLGRWIEALEATRAERLPETTVPPVVLEATNEAVLDSVDLETLESHAYDA; from the coding sequence ATGCCCGAACGAAACGTCCTCGGCGAGGAACTTGCCACCTGTAGCACTGATCCGAGGACTGGCTTCGATCGCGATGGCTGCTGTGGAACGCATCCCAACGATCGAGGCAGACACGAGCTCTGTGCGGTCATGACCGACGAATTCCTGTCGTTCAGCAAAGCGCAGGGCAACGACCTTGTGACGCCGCGTCCGGAGTTAGAGTTTCCCGGGCTTTCCCCTGGCGATCGCTGGTGTCTCTGTCTCGGACGGTGGATCGAGGCGCTTGAAGCCACGCGAGCCGAACGCCTCCCGGAGACGACCGTCCCACCCGTTGTTCTCGAAGCGACCAACGAGGCAGTGCTGGATTCCGTGGATCTGGAGACGCTCGAAAGCCACGCCTACGACGCGTGA
- a CDS encoding phosphosulfolactate synthase, which translates to MVERTFEFLHHNEREEKPRERGITEIRGPYYDPMGPRELRDILETMGQYVDIYKFSGGSFALMPEDAVTDLIDICHEHDMKVSTGGYIENVLVRDNDKIHEYFEEAERLGFDIVEISSGFLAMGSDDIVRLTEVADEEYDIEPKPEINVQFGAGGASDPEELERQGQQDPEQAIEEGRKHLDAGADLLMVEAEGITEEVEEWRTDVAYRIANELGTENLVFEAPGPEMFEWYIKNFGPEVNLFVDNSQIVELECMRSGLWGKATTWGRTVTWKDKR; encoded by the coding sequence ATGGTTGAGCGCACCTTCGAGTTCCTGCACCACAACGAGAGGGAGGAGAAGCCACGCGAGAGGGGCATCACGGAGATTCGGGGGCCCTACTACGATCCGATGGGCCCTCGGGAGCTACGGGATATCCTAGAGACGATGGGCCAGTACGTCGACATCTACAAGTTCTCCGGCGGGTCGTTCGCGCTGATGCCCGAAGACGCCGTCACAGACCTCATCGACATCTGCCACGAACACGACATGAAGGTCTCCACTGGAGGGTACATCGAGAACGTCCTCGTGCGGGACAACGACAAGATTCACGAGTACTTTGAGGAAGCCGAGCGCCTTGGGTTCGACATCGTCGAGATCTCCAGTGGATTCCTCGCAATGGGTAGCGACGACATCGTCCGCCTGACCGAGGTGGCAGATGAGGAGTACGATATCGAACCGAAACCCGAAATCAATGTCCAGTTCGGCGCGGGCGGTGCCTCTGATCCCGAGGAACTGGAGCGTCAAGGCCAGCAGGACCCCGAACAGGCAATCGAGGAGGGGCGAAAGCACCTCGACGCAGGCGCGGACTTGCTGATGGTCGAGGCTGAAGGGATTACCGAAGAGGTCGAAGAGTGGCGCACCGACGTCGCCTACCGGATCGCCAACGAACTCGGCACGGAGAATCTGGTGTTCGAGGCGCCAGGACCGGAGATGTTCGAGTGGTACATCAAGAACTTCGGCCCCGAGGTGAACCTGTTCGTCGACAACAGCCAGATCGTCGAGCTGGAGTGTATGCGCTCGGGCCTGTGGGGCAAGGCGACGACGTGGGGGCGCACTGTCACTTGGAAAGATAAACGCTAG